The Fulvia fulva chromosome 11, complete sequence genome segment GCCGCCGGTGTCACCATCGCTGTCCACCTCCCAATGGCCCTGCTCTATCATGCGTCTCCAGCTGTCTAGAATCAGGTGTAGCTGTGTCCTGTGGCCCAGGGTGAAAGGATTGACACTGGTCTGGTACAGATCTGTCTTTGAAGGAGACTCAAACATCACTTGGTCGTTGTATTGAGCATACCCATCAGCACCACCGACATCGTAAGGCAGGAGAAGCAGACTCGCATCCTCGTGTGCTGTTCCACTCCACGGCCGCGTCGCATCGAGGTATACACCAGATGGCAGATCTTGTAATGAAGAGAAAGGATGCTCGAATGTCGGCTCAACTTCTTCTCCTGTAAGCAATATAGTGCGAACCTGTTGCCCATCCCTCTCTGCTGGGAAGAGAAGGTATGGTGGATACAATGGATCTTCATCGTCGGCGACAGGCATGCCATAGCTTGGGCTTGCATGTCGATGCTGTCTGGCGAATTCCTTGAATGGTTGGTTAAGCAATGTCTCTTCTGTTGGAAGTGTCACACCTGGAGCAATGTATCGGACTCTGCGCGGATGTTGTGCACTCGTCAAGAATGTTCGTACAAAGCACTTCGATGGAAATTTGCCTTGGTCCAGAGTCGCATTCGTCGCCAAAGGTTGCGCCAAGTGTGCTTGATCTTCCTCCTCAGGCGGCATCCGATCCTCGATGGCTTTGACGAGGCCTCGATATGCGTCCAGCGTCAGATCCACGATCTCTGTGCTGAATGATAAGAGTTTCCATGGGTACTTTTAGTGAAGGGTAAGTTACAGATCATGTCAACAAATGAAAATGCTGACCTGCGGACTGGCCATCCCCAATGGCGGTATGGTATTGTCAGACTTGTATCTCCCCGCTACGAATTTGTTGACATTGATCATATCGATGAAGCTCTGGAGTACGTCTTCTAATGGTCTCCAAGGAAGCCCAGGACTCCTAGAGTCATAGCTGAACAGATTCGGTTGCATGATCGCGTTTCCGGTCTCTTGATCCAGGCTGTCAAAAGGTGAGCCATTGCGCGAGCTACTTTCAGCATTGTAACTCACAGCACACCGACACGATGGCCACTCTCCAGATACGATAGAGAATACAAGACAATGTATCGGCCTCCCTGGTTGTTGTTCAATGCCCGAGTTGCATCCCAATTGAACTCGGCATTGGGATTTGCCAGACCCGAGCAGAAGTAGAAGAAGTACTGGTAGTCATCGTCCACGTCGGGTTGGGTATTTGGAATTAGTGCTGACTTGTAAAAGGCGATAGTGTCGGTATACAGAATAGCTTCCAGTTGATCGTGAATTGCCTCCCAAGCGGCCCAGAATGGCTGAAATTGACCATCCTCAAATTGGCGACCTGTTGCCTCCCATCCTGTTCGCGCGATGTTGTTGTGTAGCTCCGCGCATTTCGCATGGTCCAATGGCATTGTTAAGGAGTATGATCAAAGTAGTGGACAGAAGGGAAGGGAAGAGAAACCAAAAGTCAGGATGAAACGAAGAAGGTGCATGAAATGCTTAGTCACGACCGAACCAGGGGGTTATTTTATGGGTCCTCGTGCAACGACTGCCACTACACAAGAACAGCGTCGCTTGAGAGTAGAGTCATGCAATGACTTATGCGAGCGTGATACATCACCCAATCACCCTTAATCGCTGTAGCACGTTCACGATGGTCACACATCGGCGAACAGAAGGGCTCAAGATCTCGTGTTTGGAACATGCAACAGTGCAGCTGAGATTCTCAAGCACGATCGATGGCAATCCCTCACGCGGTGCAAGCGCCCGAATAGCAATTATTACCTTGACAGTACTCTGCAGTCGAGCCACAATAGCCAGCTATGCAAAAAGCGTCAGCACTGCAAAATCGTCGGCGAACTTGCGGCTGAGAACTTACAAGTGCTACAACAGGAACCAAACTGAGTTCCTGTGCATGTCTTGTTTCCATTGAAGTTAGGTCCGCAAGAACCATCGACCGATGGGCCTCCGATGTCAGCCTCACACTCGCCAGAGTAGCATAGACCGGCGCCGCAGTATGATGAGCCTAAGCACAACCATTGTTAGCGGAGAAATTGAGACTAAGATGTAATTGATCCGCACCTGAACCACAGTATCCGTATATCGAGCAGCAATCGCCAAAACCGGAGCCAACGCAAATGAGGTCGTCGTGGTCGGGACCACAGCTTCCGTCTTGTGATACGATGGACTGATCAGTCTCGCAAGCACCAGAAACGCAATTGCCAAAGCCACAGTACGCTTCACTAGAACCGCAATATCCTGACGTCGAGCAGCAACTTGTTTATCATCAGCACTCGGCATCAAACATATCGTTGCGCTCATGACTTACTCGCCGAACAATGTCCCGTTGCAAGTCGTTCCACTGTAGCTTGGGCCACATGTCCCGTCGGTAGATGGTGGGCCCACGGTCACAGGTGCGACACAGACCGAAGTAGAGAGCCACAAATTCTTGCAGTCATCGTCCAGGTAAGAGTTAAGCTGGCCATACACGAGTGCGATCTGATTACAGGTGTCGCCAGAGACAACATCGTAATACCGGCCACGTGCTGCTACTGTCCCAGTCTGGGTGGGCAGCGCTGGCGTAGCCGCAGTAAAATATGAGCCGGTACCTGTTGGCGCCACTATGGTGGAGTCGGGAACATACGAGCCACCTGTTCAACGTTAGCCGCTCGTCATTGAGTGTCGGTTCCGATCGCCTTACCTGGAGACCCAATGCAAATCCTCTGGCTGGACGCCAGAGAGCTACGGTCGCCCAAGATCCACTTGTTCCAGCCTAAGAATTGGGTCAGGGTGACTTGATTATTCGAGGTGCTATACTTTGTGGCCAGATCGGCACAGGTCAGAAAGCCGTAGACGACGTCGATGGGACACGGCAATGGAAGGCAGATGGAAGAGTTGAACTCGCACATCTCGTTTCCAGTGACTGCACGTAGATCACCTGTCGTCACGTTGTAGGCATCCGCAAGCAGGTTACATCCCGGTAATACGACATCCGTAGGCGGGCTCACTATCTGCCCTGCGCAAGTGGTAGTTGGCGTGGCTGTTGTGGCACTCGGC includes the following:
- a CDS encoding LysM domain-containing protein produces the protein MTGTTTTPSATTATPTTTCAGQIVSPPTDVVLPGCNLLADAYNVTTGDLRAVTGNEMCEFNSSICLPLPCPIDVVYGFLTCADLATKYSTSNNQVTLTQFLGWNKWILGDRSSLASSQRICIGSPGGSYVPDSTIVAPTGTGSYFTAATPALPTQTGTVAARGRYYDVVSGDTCNQIALVYGQLNSYLDDDCKNLWLSTSVCVAPVTVGPPSTDGTCGPSYSGTTCNGTLFGDCCSTSGYCGSSEAYCGFGNCVSGACETDQSIVSQDGSCGPDHDDLICVGSGFGDCCSIYGYCGSGSSYCGAGLCYSGECEADIGGPSVDGSCGPNFNGNKTCTGTQFGSCCSTSGYCGSTAEYCQGWEATGRQFEDGQFQPFWAAWEAIHDQLEAILYTDTIAFYKSALIPNTQPDVDDDYQYFFYFCSGLANPNAEFNWDATRALNNNQGGRYIVLYSLSYLESGHRVGVLLDQETGNAIMQPNLFSYDSRSPGLPWRPLEDVLQSFIDMINVNKFVAGRYKSDNTIPPLGMASPQYPWKLLSFSTEIVDLTLDAYRGLVKAIEDRMPPEEEDQAHLAQPLATNATLDQGKFPSKCFVRTFLTSAQHPRRVRYIAPGVTLPTEETLLNQPFKEFARQHRHASPSYGMPVADDEDPLYPPYLLFPAERDGQQVRTILLTGEEVEPTFEHPFSSLQDLPSGVYLDATRPWSGTAHEDASLLLLPYDVGGADGYAQYNDQVMFESPSKTDLYQTSVNPFTLGHRTQLHLILDSWRRMIEQGHWEVDSDGDTGGIDKFREVDQSADIARRYTADLHW